A genomic region of Arachis stenosperma cultivar V10309 chromosome 9, arast.V10309.gnm1.PFL2, whole genome shotgun sequence contains the following coding sequences:
- the LOC130949205 gene encoding uncharacterized protein LOC130949205 has protein sequence MDGKVQLSFLMQVPATLQDLHRGHHDKGRYFRKNIRKFNSMIAFTSMAGKVNRSINNGTTPPTFSINGQNYHSIGSLIPTNNERPRFVQLYVYDTDNEVFNRILTVRSDEIINKLETKIMSELSKMLDICNPLAKSFCFARDRFADSEPSKIKMRLIRNREKDGRVYNLPTASEVAILIVGDIDDSILGRDIIIQSTTNKLKRIDVIHPLYLALQYPLIFPYGEDGFMTGIQISTRYDLSGTRKCKTISM, from the exons ATGGATGGAAAGGTACAATTGTCGTTTCTTATGCAGGTCCCTGCAACTCTACAAGACCTCCATCGTGGACACCACGACAAAGGTAGGTACTTCAGGAAGAATATCCGTAAGTTTAATTCCATGATTGCGTTTACGTCAATGGCTGGAAAGGTTAACCGAAGCATTAACAATGGCACGACTCCACCGACTTTTTCAATTAATGGTCAGAACTACCATTCAATTGGAAGCCTGATCCCTACCAACAATGAAAGACCAAGATTTGTGCAACTGTACGTCTATGACACAGATAATGAAGTTTTTAATCGGATACTTACTGTAAG GTCCGATGAAATAATCAACAAACTTGAAACTAAAATCATGTCTGAACTCAGTAAGATGCTGGACATATGCAATcctcttgccaagagtttttgCTTTGCTCGAGATCGGTTTGCTGATAGCGAGccttcaaaaattaaaatgagGCTGATTAGAAATCGGGAAAAGGATGGACGAGTGTACAACTTACCTACTGCATCTGAGGTTGCCATCTTAATAGTAGGTGACATTGATGACTCAATCCTTGGTAGAGATATTATTATTCAGTCGACAACAAATAAGTTGAAAAGAATAGATGTTATACACCCGTTGTACTTGGCTCTTCAATATCCGTTGATATTTCCATACGGTGAGGATGGTTTCATGACAGGTATTCAGATATCTACTAGATATGACCTGAGTGGTACAAGGAAATGTAAGACGATAAGTATGTGA